Proteins from a single region of Fodinibius sp. Rm-B-1B1-1:
- a CDS encoding efflux RND transporter permease subunit, with protein MKLIDFSIRRKVTIAMFTIGIILFGMVSLSRLNINLLPELSYPTLTVRTDFEGAAPAEVENLVSKPIEEALGVVKNVQEVRSISRSGQSDVTLEFAWGTDMDFASIDVREKLDALQLPLEVGRPVILRFDPSLDPIMRYAFYLKDDRQQSSDVDFASLQDEQDISQVNTLKKLRRYADEQLKKDLQSALGVASIKISGGLEEEIQVNINQDRLSHLGVPIERINQVLGAENVNLSGGRLEEGSQQYLVRTLNQFKSVDDIRNVVVSSQGGNPVYLKDLAEITQGYKEREAITRLNGQEAVEIAIYKEGDANTVNVANNVEAQMNNLSERLPEGMAMQKVFDQSTFISSAVDEVVDAGIIGGILAIIILFLFLRNLWATVIISLSIPVSVIATFNLMYGNDITLNIMSLGGIALGIGLLVDNSIVVLENIARHREMGKNPLKAASDGAGEVGMAVVASTLTTIAVFFPLVFVHGIAGQLFRDQALTVTFSLLASLVVAITLIPMLSSLAGREKSKVEKPKLKEPKTKVGKWMRAARLFIFETAPSYIISIGSKVTSGIGKGIMFVLNPVLNGFENWFSTLEDKYPNALRWSLRHRFAVISFAFLSLLGSLMLVPQLGMELIPSLSQGEFNVEFNLPPGTPIEQTDKAMQYVQQAANDVNQINTTFAVAGTGNQMDANPNQGGENWGELNVSLVSGADRALEEQTMNELRTDLQRIPGLQYKFSRPALFTFKTPIEVEVAGYDLENLKKVSDEVLQKMSSNDRFADVKSTMEQGNPEIQITFDRPKAASLGLQVHEVADLIVNKVRGDVATRYSWRDQKIDVLVRSQEQDRSSVEDIQNIIINPNSEAPIPLSSIANIEVATGPSEIRRVAQQRVAIVSANLNYGDLATAAEEIEQLISQTAIPTGTQAQITGQNEEMADSFQSLLFALSLAVFLVYLVMASQFESLLHPFIILFTIPLALVGAILGLWITGSTISVVVFIGLILLAGIVVNNAIVLIDLINQYRERGMSKIKAILEGGKSRLRPIVMTTLTTALGLLPLAIGFGDGAELRAPMAITVIAGLIVSTLLTLIVIPTMYAIMDRKVYKRKPALDQSNS; from the coding sequence ATGAAATTAATTGACTTCTCCATTCGCCGAAAGGTAACCATCGCCATGTTTACGATTGGCATCATTCTCTTTGGGATGGTTTCACTGAGTCGACTAAACATCAATTTACTGCCAGAGCTCAGCTATCCAACCCTAACCGTGCGTACGGATTTTGAGGGCGCTGCTCCCGCTGAGGTTGAAAACCTGGTAAGCAAACCCATTGAAGAAGCGTTGGGAGTGGTTAAGAATGTACAGGAGGTTCGCTCTATCTCTCGTTCTGGTCAATCGGATGTTACCTTAGAATTTGCCTGGGGTACCGACATGGATTTTGCCAGTATTGATGTGCGCGAAAAGTTAGATGCCCTGCAGCTACCCCTTGAAGTAGGCCGGCCCGTAATCCTACGTTTCGATCCCAGCCTCGACCCTATTATGCGATACGCTTTTTATCTCAAGGATGATAGGCAACAATCATCGGATGTCGACTTTGCCAGCTTACAAGATGAACAAGATATTAGCCAAGTTAATACGTTGAAAAAGCTGCGTAGATATGCCGATGAGCAACTGAAAAAAGATTTACAATCGGCATTGGGGGTAGCTTCAATTAAGATTAGCGGCGGGCTGGAGGAAGAAATCCAGGTTAATATTAATCAGGATCGGTTATCACATCTTGGTGTTCCCATTGAACGTATTAACCAAGTATTGGGAGCCGAAAATGTAAATCTCTCGGGCGGACGTCTCGAAGAAGGTTCACAACAATACCTGGTTCGGACACTCAATCAGTTTAAATCAGTTGATGATATCCGAAATGTGGTAGTAAGCAGCCAAGGTGGGAACCCTGTATACTTAAAAGATTTGGCGGAAATCACGCAGGGATATAAAGAGCGAGAAGCCATCACACGCCTAAATGGTCAAGAGGCCGTAGAAATAGCGATCTACAAAGAAGGTGATGCCAACACGGTAAATGTAGCGAACAACGTTGAGGCACAGATGAACAACTTATCGGAGCGTTTGCCTGAAGGCATGGCTATGCAAAAAGTATTTGATCAGTCAACTTTTATTTCTTCTGCGGTTGATGAAGTGGTAGATGCGGGTATTATCGGAGGTATATTAGCAATTATCATCCTCTTCTTGTTTTTGCGCAATTTGTGGGCTACGGTTATTATTTCACTGTCAATTCCGGTCTCCGTTATTGCCACCTTTAATTTGATGTATGGTAATGATATCACCCTCAATATTATGTCACTGGGGGGTATTGCACTGGGCATTGGACTGCTGGTGGATAACTCCATTGTAGTGCTTGAAAATATTGCTCGGCACCGTGAAATGGGGAAAAATCCTCTTAAAGCTGCCAGTGATGGAGCGGGAGAAGTAGGTATGGCCGTGGTTGCTTCAACTCTTACGACCATTGCCGTATTCTTTCCCCTCGTTTTTGTACATGGCATTGCCGGACAGCTTTTCCGCGATCAGGCATTGACAGTTACCTTTTCCCTGCTGGCCTCCCTCGTTGTGGCTATCACATTGATTCCTATGCTTTCCTCGTTGGCAGGACGAGAAAAATCAAAAGTAGAAAAACCGAAACTTAAAGAACCTAAAACCAAAGTAGGTAAATGGATGAGGGCAGCCCGCTTATTCATTTTTGAAACAGCCCCCAGCTATATCATTAGCATTGGTTCGAAAGTAACTTCCGGTATTGGCAAAGGCATTATGTTTGTTCTTAATCCCGTATTGAATGGATTCGAGAACTGGTTTTCAACCCTTGAAGACAAATATCCCAATGCCCTTCGCTGGTCGCTTCGCCACCGTTTTGCTGTAATCTCATTCGCCTTCTTAAGTCTGCTGGGATCGCTGATGCTTGTACCTCAATTGGGAATGGAACTTATCCCCTCCCTGTCTCAAGGTGAATTCAATGTGGAATTTAATTTGCCTCCGGGAACACCCATTGAGCAAACTGATAAAGCGATGCAGTATGTTCAACAAGCTGCTAACGATGTGAACCAAATTAACACAACCTTTGCCGTTGCGGGTACCGGTAACCAGATGGATGCTAACCCCAATCAAGGAGGTGAAAACTGGGGTGAACTCAACGTTTCGTTGGTATCGGGCGCCGATCGGGCACTTGAGGAACAAACGATGAATGAATTGCGCACAGATTTACAGCGCATTCCGGGTTTACAATATAAATTTTCCCGCCCGGCACTGTTTACGTTTAAAACACCTATCGAGGTGGAAGTTGCTGGGTATGATCTCGAAAACTTGAAAAAAGTGAGCGATGAGGTTCTCCAAAAGATGTCGTCCAATGATCGTTTTGCCGATGTAAAATCTACCATGGAACAAGGCAATCCCGAAATCCAAATTACATTTGATCGTCCCAAGGCGGCTTCTCTTGGGTTACAAGTCCATGAGGTAGCTGATTTGATTGTCAATAAAGTTCGTGGAGATGTAGCGACGCGCTATTCGTGGAGAGACCAAAAGATTGATGTATTGGTACGTTCTCAGGAGCAAGATCGCTCGTCGGTCGAGGATATCCAGAATATTATCATTAACCCCAACAGTGAAGCACCTATTCCGTTATCCAGTATTGCTAACATCGAAGTGGCTACTGGCCCGAGTGAAATACGTCGCGTTGCCCAACAACGCGTTGCTATTGTGTCAGCTAATCTAAATTATGGTGATTTGGCCACAGCCGCTGAAGAGATTGAACAACTTATTAGCCAAACAGCTATCCCGACTGGCACTCAAGCACAAATTACTGGCCAAAATGAGGAGATGGCGGATTCTTTCCAATCACTCCTATTCGCCCTGTCACTGGCCGTCTTTTTGGTCTACTTGGTGATGGCCTCACAGTTTGAATCGCTGCTCCACCCATTCATCATCTTATTTACCATCCCACTGGCCTTGGTAGGTGCCATACTTGGCTTATGGATTACGGGTTCAACCATTAGCGTTGTAGTATTTATTGGGTTAATTCTCCTGGCTGGTATTGTGGTGAATAATGCCATCGTGCTCATCGACCTTATCAACCAGTATCGTGAGCGTGGAATGAGCAAGATTAAAGCGATATTAGAAGGTGGAAAATCGCGTTTGCGCCCCATCGTTATGACAACGCTTACCACAGCACTCGGCCTGTTGCCACTTGCTATAGGATTTGGTGACGGAGCCGAATTGCGGGCTCCAATGGCTATCACTGTAATTGCCGGACTTATTGTCTCAACCCTGCTCACTTTGATCGTAATACCGACAATGTATGCCATCATGGACCGCAAGGTGTACAAACGGAAACCGGCACTTGATCAATCTAACAGTTAA
- a CDS encoding efflux RND transporter permease subunit, with product MKFTDLSLRRPVTTIMVFISFVIIGTIASRMVPLEYFPDISFPGAYVTLPYQNSTPEEVERNITRPVEEAIATISGIERISSNSSENQAGIFVQFKMGSDISLKAMELKEKIDGIRDQLPDDMERFYINKFSAQDNPMMNLRISSNRDLSNAYDLLDRNLKQRIERIQGVAKVDLYGVEKKQIRIELIPERLRAYNVNLNELANQLRETNFSVTAGKVEDAGKRYLVRPTGELTTPGEFANLIIGEDNLRLSDIATIGYGSPERDYGRHLDQKYAIGLDVFKESGANTVEVGDRVLAEIDEINKLPEMQGINIFEMHNQATGIISSLTELFKAGLLGALFSIIILYLFLRRFSTTMIVALAVPFSLIVTLGFLYFLDLSLNILSMMGLMLAVGMLVDNAVVVTENIHRNQNLMDDKIEAVKRGVKQVGMAVTAGTLTTIIVFLPNIISEDSMIAIQLYHVAITIILALSASLLISLTVIPLLTSKIAAPEKTDKSNWIESLQDKYGNMLRWLLQRRYVSSAVILGTLLSVAIPMNLVNTDMFPSTESRELRLHYNLNDTYTLETVEESVTRIEDFLYAHKEQLEIDAVYSYFETGNATSTILLTDDDNAERDVTVIKKEIQEGLPKIAIGKPSFEYRDRTGGEQLRIFVIGESTDVLADLAQEVERRLQDVPGLADVRSEAETGTEEVQVRVNRERARNMDVSTQQVASLVSNSMRGMNLRRVRGEHGETDVVLAIQKSDRQTITDLMSLPVNVGNGESVQLASLADYQMDRGPRTIQREDRQTSLGITINLDDITMEEAQERIFPVLDQINYPSGYGWSKGRTFQQDQEAMDEMLVNILLAMFLIYLVMASLFESVLFPSSIITSIFFGIIGVFWFFAITGTTFSFMAMIGILILMGIVVNNGIVLIDHIHQMRETGLTRFEAIIKGCKDRMRPILMTAGTTVLGLLPLCFGTTQIGGDGPPYFPMARAIVGGLTFSTMVTLIILPAIYLILDDIKLWGSRVWHRGKGS from the coding sequence ATGAAATTTACAGATCTTTCGTTACGCCGACCGGTTACCACGATAATGGTATTTATAAGTTTTGTAATAATCGGCACTATCGCCAGTAGAATGGTACCACTGGAGTATTTTCCAGACATCTCATTCCCGGGCGCCTACGTTACCCTACCTTATCAAAATTCTACTCCCGAAGAAGTAGAACGAAATATCACGCGTCCCGTAGAAGAGGCTATTGCCACTATTAGTGGTATCGAACGTATCAGTTCCAACTCGAGCGAAAATCAAGCAGGGATTTTTGTACAGTTTAAGATGGGATCCGATATCAGCCTCAAAGCGATGGAGCTAAAAGAAAAAATTGACGGGATTCGGGATCAACTTCCCGATGATATGGAGCGCTTTTATATCAATAAGTTTTCTGCGCAAGACAATCCCATGATGAATCTGCGCATTTCGAGTAATCGGGATCTTTCTAATGCTTATGACCTTTTAGATCGCAACCTCAAACAGCGTATTGAACGTATTCAAGGCGTTGCCAAAGTGGATCTATATGGGGTAGAAAAAAAGCAGATTCGTATTGAGCTCATCCCGGAACGGCTCAGAGCTTATAATGTTAATTTAAATGAACTTGCAAATCAGCTTCGTGAAACTAATTTTTCGGTAACAGCCGGTAAAGTAGAAGACGCTGGCAAACGCTACCTGGTTCGTCCTACCGGTGAACTTACTACCCCCGGTGAATTTGCAAATTTAATTATCGGTGAAGATAACCTCAGGCTGAGTGATATTGCTACCATTGGGTATGGAAGTCCCGAACGCGACTATGGGCGTCATCTTGATCAAAAATATGCCATTGGACTGGATGTCTTTAAAGAGTCGGGCGCCAATACCGTAGAAGTTGGCGATCGGGTATTAGCTGAAATTGATGAGATTAATAAGCTGCCCGAAATGCAGGGGATCAATATCTTTGAGATGCACAACCAAGCCACCGGCATCATCAGCTCCCTTACAGAACTGTTTAAAGCCGGCCTATTGGGTGCCCTTTTTTCTATCATTATCCTTTACCTGTTTTTGCGCCGCTTTAGTACCACCATGATTGTTGCCCTGGCCGTCCCCTTCTCCCTAATCGTAACACTCGGCTTTCTTTACTTCCTGGATCTTTCGCTCAACATCCTTTCCATGATGGGACTTATGCTGGCCGTGGGTATGCTTGTAGATAATGCCGTAGTAGTCACCGAAAACATCCATCGCAATCAAAACTTGATGGATGATAAAATCGAAGCCGTAAAACGTGGTGTAAAACAAGTTGGTATGGCGGTTACGGCCGGTACGCTGACGACCATCATTGTATTTCTGCCAAATATCATCAGTGAAGACTCGATGATTGCTATTCAGCTTTACCACGTGGCCATAACTATTATCCTGGCTTTGAGTGCTTCCCTGTTGATATCACTTACCGTTATTCCCCTATTAACATCTAAAATTGCAGCCCCTGAAAAAACGGATAAATCAAACTGGATTGAATCTTTACAAGATAAATACGGGAATATGTTACGATGGCTGCTACAGCGCAGATATGTTTCGTCAGCTGTTATACTGGGAACACTCCTCAGTGTTGCTATTCCAATGAATCTTGTCAATACTGACATGTTCCCCTCCACTGAATCGCGGGAACTTCGTCTGCACTACAATCTCAATGATACCTATACCCTTGAAACAGTTGAGGAATCTGTAACCCGTATTGAAGATTTTCTCTACGCTCACAAGGAGCAACTCGAGATTGATGCTGTATATTCCTATTTCGAGACAGGTAATGCAACCTCCACCATTTTGTTAACGGATGATGACAATGCCGAAAGAGATGTCACCGTTATCAAAAAAGAAATACAAGAAGGACTGCCAAAAATCGCGATCGGAAAACCTTCTTTTGAATATCGTGATCGTACAGGTGGTGAGCAGCTCCGCATATTTGTCATTGGCGAATCTACTGATGTATTGGCCGATCTTGCTCAAGAAGTTGAACGACGACTTCAAGACGTTCCGGGATTAGCTGATGTTCGTTCGGAGGCTGAGACCGGCACTGAAGAAGTACAAGTTCGCGTGAATCGTGAACGTGCCCGCAATATGGATGTATCTACGCAACAGGTTGCAAGTCTGGTATCCAACTCAATGCGCGGTATGAATTTACGCCGGGTTCGCGGTGAGCATGGCGAAACAGACGTAGTACTTGCGATTCAGAAATCTGATCGACAAACGATTACCGATTTAATGAGTTTGCCAGTTAATGTGGGCAATGGAGAATCCGTACAATTAGCTTCATTGGCCGACTACCAGATGGATCGCGGACCTCGGACTATTCAGCGAGAAGATCGTCAAACTTCGCTGGGTATAACGATTAATCTCGACGATATTACCATGGAGGAGGCCCAAGAACGTATCTTCCCAGTCCTTGACCAAATAAATTACCCGTCAGGCTATGGCTGGAGTAAAGGACGTACCTTCCAGCAAGACCAAGAAGCTATGGATGAAATGCTGGTCAATATTCTTTTGGCCATGTTTTTGATTTACTTAGTGATGGCTTCCCTGTTTGAGTCAGTACTGTTCCCATCCAGTATTATCACGTCCATCTTTTTTGGAATTATCGGAGTATTTTGGTTCTTCGCCATTACTGGTACTACCTTCTCATTTATGGCTATGATTGGTATCCTTATTCTGATGGGAATTGTTGTTAATAATGGTATTGTGCTCATTGATCATATCCACCAAATGCGAGAAACCGGGCTTACCCGATTTGAAGCAATCATCAAAGGATGTAAAGATCGTATGCGCCCTATTTTGATGACCGCCGGAACGACCGTACTTGGTCTGCTCCCCCTTTGCTTTGGCACTACCCAAATTGGCGGTGATGGTCCCCCCTATTTCCCCATGGCTCGGGCCATTGTTGGCGGACTCACCTTTTCTACCATGGTGACACTAATCATTCTACCTGCGATTTATCTTATCCTGGATGATATTAAACTCTGGGGAAGTCGGGTGTGGCATCGTGGAAAAGGAAGTTAG
- a CDS encoding acyl-[acyl-carrier-protein] thioesterase — translation MSNITYKETFKVRASEIDFEQKATLPAICNLLQEVAGNHARELEFDITDLQKNELTWVLHRLTVEIDRFPKWRETITIKTWPSSGDGLRAHRDFLILDRNQEVIGKSLSYWLILNIKNRRPVRIPKEIMQMAPNDTQHVLPVTEVDFPEIESPKYKHKYEVRKTDLDLNKHVNNVHYVDWALATLPEETNVRKVDISFLGEAVLGDTVGAQFQEYKNDTDYTFYHQLRRPSDNNILAQAVSG, via the coding sequence ATGTCGAACATCACTTACAAAGAAACATTTAAAGTAAGAGCTTCAGAAATCGATTTTGAACAAAAAGCTACCCTGCCAGCTATTTGCAATCTATTGCAAGAAGTAGCTGGGAATCATGCACGGGAGCTCGAGTTTGATATCACAGATCTACAGAAAAATGAGCTTACGTGGGTCCTGCATCGCCTTACTGTTGAGATAGATCGCTTTCCAAAATGGAGAGAAACCATCACAATTAAAACATGGCCTTCGAGCGGTGACGGACTTCGCGCACACCGTGATTTTCTAATCCTTGATCGTAATCAAGAGGTCATCGGTAAGTCTCTGAGCTACTGGTTGATTTTAAATATTAAAAATCGACGTCCCGTTCGTATCCCAAAAGAAATTATGCAAATGGCTCCGAACGATACCCAACATGTTCTTCCTGTAACTGAGGTAGATTTCCCCGAAATAGAAAGTCCCAAATACAAACACAAGTATGAGGTTCGCAAAACTGATTTAGACCTTAACAAACATGTCAATAATGTTCATTATGTAGATTGGGCGTTAGCTACTCTACCAGAAGAAACAAACGTAAGGAAGGTAGATATTTCATTTTTGGGCGAAGCTGTATTAGGCGATACCGTTGGTGCTCAATTTCAGGAATATAAAAACGATACAGATTATACGTTCTATCATCAGTTGCGCCGTCCCTCGGACAATAACATTTTAGCTCAAGCAGTTTCTGGCTGA
- a CDS encoding aldo/keto reductase: protein MQYKNIQGLEVPEIGLGTYKLHDRECSQIVRQALDIGYRHIDTAQMYKNERAIGEALNVSNVPREDIFLSTKIWHTNLEADDVLQSTEETLRQLDTPYVDLLMIHWPNDQYDLRATIESMLVLRDQGKAMNIGVSNFPLHLLQKVKEEIRAPIFCDQVEFHPFIDQLDLLDYAIENDIMITAYSPLAQGKVVENENMQEIAEKYGKSPAQIALRWLIEQENVVAIPKASSEEHLRENFDVFDFFLEDEDFERIDQLDKSMRLVNPSFAPNWG, encoded by the coding sequence ATGCAATACAAAAATATTCAGGGTCTCGAAGTACCCGAAATCGGTCTTGGAACCTATAAACTTCACGACAGAGAGTGTTCACAAATCGTACGGCAGGCACTTGATATTGGCTATCGACATATCGATACTGCTCAAATGTATAAAAATGAACGAGCCATTGGTGAGGCACTAAATGTTTCGAATGTGCCTCGGGAAGATATCTTCTTGAGTACTAAAATTTGGCACACCAATTTAGAGGCCGATGACGTCTTGCAATCAACGGAAGAGACGTTGCGGCAGCTCGATACGCCTTATGTTGATCTTTTGATGATACACTGGCCTAACGATCAGTATGATCTTCGTGCTACGATTGAATCGATGCTTGTACTGCGTGATCAAGGTAAGGCAATGAATATCGGGGTGAGCAATTTTCCTCTTCATTTATTGCAAAAAGTTAAAGAGGAGATCCGTGCTCCAATATTCTGTGATCAGGTTGAGTTTCATCCCTTCATAGATCAGCTTGATCTACTGGATTATGCTATTGAAAATGATATTATGATTACGGCATACAGTCCTTTAGCGCAGGGTAAAGTTGTAGAAAACGAAAATATGCAAGAAATTGCTGAAAAATACGGTAAATCACCGGCCCAAATCGCGCTCCGCTGGCTTATTGAACAAGAAAATGTTGTAGCTATTCCAAAAGCTTCGAGTGAAGAGCATCTCCGCGAAAATTTTGATGTGTTCGATTTCTTCCTTGAAGATGAGGATTTTGAACGTATTGATCAGCTCGACAAATCAATGCGTTTGGTTAATCCGAGTTTTGCTCCCAATTGGGGATAA
- a CDS encoding PID-CTERM protein-sorting domain-containing protein, with protein MKSVLPRFVKENYQLIFGITVFASLLFVIPDSMTAQPELWDGEDSQEVPIDGGLGILAAVGGAYAIKKLRNKE; from the coding sequence ATGAAATCTGTATTACCCCGTTTTGTAAAAGAAAATTACCAATTGATTTTTGGGATTACAGTGTTTGCGTCATTACTATTTGTAATTCCAGATTCAATGACAGCTCAGCCCGAATTATGGGATGGAGAAGATTCACAGGAGGTTCCTATTGATGGTGGACTTGGAATTTTGGCAGCCGTGGGTGGAGCCTATGCTATTAAAAAATTACGTAATAAAGAATAG
- a CDS encoding lamin tail domain-containing protein, giving the protein MAVFLVGIAFQEGYAQTTLTSGDLTIVTANADDDKKFDFVPLVDLETGTEIYFTDVPYIESLGSLDSESREGVLKYTTQAKVDAGSIVSYSGSDGNGFEQISGNFAPLVSGDNIISYQADTDTTFLYGIGWARGSSWDYNEGSNTSDIPPNLSTTANTILNLGTTDNYQYAVGSGTAGTANTLLALIGDEQNWIDNDTNAFSPFDSDFTLLDPPTIAFTSEKTTGGEGSTVDIEIELVEANGEAVDVEVAFVSDASTATNGEDFATYATQTVNFSDTDTDGTIKSIAINLTDDSDFEGSEKAVFQLQNNSTGAIISPSTTTLTIEDNDTPRIVINEIHADPDPNNGDADGNDNVSSSDDEFVEFVNNTSSDIDISNWTFSDESGLRHTFPAGTSIPAEGSLVLFADDEINPKGNFGGTIVQGSNESPTLSLNNGGDTIYLHDTDGNEVLSLTYSAADNDQSIVRDPEITGDFVAHSSVSDNDELYSPGTKVDGTAFGSKYAMGIRGSAGWRLLSTPTKNTSFKDLLGDIWIQGIQGSDHDGAQFKNLMGWDEANKTFTPPSSVDDNLVPGRGYAVYVYEDDDARASGIQGGFPKLVNTNHTDGTENVENDSPVTVNVTANDADGSGSIDGTEEGWNLLGNPFGTDISVDALFLALENANSNVNTNIAVWDHDKSGGPGYVQLKKGDQERLAPFQAFWVRYNTDGIDADVTLNKEDLAVNQGTNFIKSASSEEFEFSIGLHGEQGYFDTFKLVFSEDGNTDLNRYDAYQLTSLDVHSINLYSVISNNRITTKELPVELENAMEFPLSFSANDRDQLTFRWDVDSDIPNGWSIKLIDQESGREIDMNNSREYQFTVNAKSQTKTGEEENLLHKDTGEEKKPRFVLSIDPNIGLTNSSEIPESVKLNPNYPNPFTNSTTIPFELTEQADVTLTVWNMIGQKVATLVDGVRSPDDDNAPRWDASSMPSGIYIARFEVNGNVFTRKMTLIK; this is encoded by the coding sequence GTGGCTGTCTTTTTGGTGGGGATAGCATTTCAAGAGGGGTATGCCCAGACTACACTTACCTCCGGTGATTTGACCATTGTTACCGCAAATGCCGATGATGACAAAAAGTTTGATTTTGTACCACTCGTTGACCTTGAAACGGGAACAGAAATTTATTTTACTGATGTTCCCTATATCGAAAGTTTAGGGAGTCTGGATTCAGAGTCGAGGGAAGGGGTTCTAAAGTATACTACGCAGGCTAAAGTTGATGCGGGTTCGATTGTTTCTTACAGTGGCTCTGATGGTAATGGCTTTGAACAGATTTCGGGTAATTTTGCTCCCTTAGTCAGTGGTGATAATATAATTTCCTATCAAGCAGATACCGATACTACATTTTTGTATGGCATTGGTTGGGCACGAGGCAGTAGCTGGGATTATAATGAGGGATCAAATACATCCGATATTCCTCCAAACTTAAGTACGACTGCTAATACCATTTTAAATTTAGGCACAACTGATAATTATCAATATGCCGTTGGTTCTGGCACAGCGGGTACGGCTAATACGTTATTAGCTTTGATAGGAGATGAACAAAATTGGATAGATAACGATACAAATGCCTTTTCGCCTTTTGATTCTGACTTTACTCTTTTAGATCCACCCACCATAGCATTTACATCAGAAAAAACTACTGGTGGAGAAGGTTCTACAGTTGATATAGAAATAGAGCTGGTTGAAGCTAATGGGGAGGCAGTCGATGTTGAAGTGGCTTTTGTAAGCGACGCAAGCACGGCAACAAATGGAGAGGATTTTGCAACCTACGCTACTCAAACCGTTAACTTTTCGGACACAGACACTGATGGAACAATCAAGAGTATTGCCATTAATCTAACGGATGATTCTGACTTCGAAGGCTCTGAAAAGGCGGTTTTCCAGTTACAAAATAATTCTACGGGCGCGATCATTAGTCCAAGTACCACTACGTTAACTATAGAAGACAATGATACGCCCCGTATTGTAATTAATGAGATTCATGCTGATCCAGATCCTAATAATGGGGATGCTGATGGTAATGATAATGTAAGTAGCAGTGATGATGAATTTGTTGAGTTTGTAAATAACACATCATCAGATATTGATATTAGCAATTGGACTTTTTCTGATGAATCCGGATTAAGGCATACATTCCCTGCTGGGACATCCATTCCTGCTGAAGGTTCTTTGGTGTTATTTGCGGATGATGAGATTAATCCCAAAGGGAATTTTGGAGGCACCATCGTTCAGGGAAGCAATGAATCACCTACATTAAGTTTGAACAATGGAGGCGATACCATTTATTTGCATGATACAGATGGAAACGAAGTGCTTTCTTTAACATATTCTGCTGCAGATAATGACCAGTCAATTGTCAGAGATCCAGAAATTACGGGTGATTTTGTTGCCCATTCATCGGTAAGTGACAATGATGAGCTTTATTCTCCCGGCACAAAAGTTGATGGCACAGCTTTTGGATCTAAATATGCCATGGGTATTCGTGGCTCTGCGGGATGGCGTCTGCTTTCAACGCCGACTAAAAATACTTCTTTTAAGGATTTATTGGGGGATATTTGGATTCAGGGCATTCAAGGTTCGGATCATGATGGCGCACAATTTAAAAATCTCATGGGCTGGGATGAGGCAAACAAAACATTTACCCCTCCATCTTCAGTTGATGATAACTTAGTTCCCGGTAGAGGGTATGCCGTTTATGTCTATGAGGATGATGATGCAAGAGCATCAGGTATACAGGGCGGTTTTCCCAAATTAGTTAATACAAATCATACTGATGGAACCGAAAATGTTGAAAATGATAGCCCGGTCACGGTCAATGTTACAGCAAATGATGCTGATGGAAGTGGATCCATAGATGGTACTGAAGAAGGATGGAATTTACTTGGAAATCCCTTTGGTACCGATATTTCAGTTGATGCTCTTTTTTTAGCTCTTGAAAATGCAAATTCAAACGTGAATACTAATATTGCTGTTTGGGATCATGATAAATCTGGTGGGCCTGGATATGTACAGCTTAAAAAAGGTGATCAAGAACGATTAGCCCCCTTTCAGGCTTTTTGGGTACGTTATAACACTGATGGCATAGATGCAGATGTGACATTAAACAAAGAGGATTTAGCCGTAAATCAGGGGACTAATTTTATTAAGTCTGCCAGCAGTGAGGAGTTTGAATTTAGTATAGGTTTGCATGGAGAGCAGGGATATTTTGATACGTTTAAATTAGTGTTTAGTGAAGATGGGAATACGGATTTAAATAGATATGACGCTTATCAACTGACCTCGTTAGACGTACATTCTATTAACCTTTATAGTGTTATTTCAAACAATAGAATTACAACGAAGGAGTTGCCTGTTGAGTTGGAAAACGCCATGGAATTTCCTCTTTCTTTTTCTGCGAATGACCGGGATCAATTAACATTCCGGTGGGATGTAGATAGTGATATTCCCAATGGTTGGAGTATAAAATTGATTGATCAAGAATCAGGTAGGGAGATTGATATGAACAATTCACGGGAGTATCAATTTACAGTCAATGCTAAAAGTCAGACTAAAACTGGGGAAGAGGAAAACCTTCTGCATAAAGATACGGGAGAAGAAAAAAAACCTCGGTTCGTATTGTCAATTGATCCCAATATTGGATTAACAAATAGCAGCGAGATTCCTGAATCAGTGAAATTGAATCCCAACTATCCTAACCCGTTTACCAATTCAACGACAATTCCTTTTGAGCTTACAGAACAAGCGGATGTGACGCTAACAGTCTGGAATATGATCGGCCAAAAAGTAGCTACGTTGGTTGATGGGGTTCGAAGTCCAGATGATGATAATGCACCCCGCTGGGACGCCTCCAGCATGCCCAGTGGCATTTATATTGCTCGTTTTGAAGTAAATGGTAATGTGTTTACCCGAAAAATGACGCTAATTAAATAA